A DNA window from Corallococcus soli contains the following coding sequences:
- a CDS encoding TonB family protein: MDAPWTEGQGASPDGADGGAGTVAKEAELQRTDAGWAVEAGAAPDGGPALAAFVPPALVGDSPAPYPPRLVGEAVAGTVKLELLVDEAGEVDTATLVEGVHPLLDEAALHAAPLLRFSPALMEGKPVAVRLFFEYRFEAPVSVAAGEDGGTPGSVGYKPQGPITLKGLVRAKGNRAPLIGATLVSDAAPDSPVQTDEHGRFEARFPTGGQAVRVFAPGHKPGLYREALKGTESLEVVYGLEPLVLNPYETVVRGDRERTEVSRITLRDAELREVPGTMGDPFRVVMLLPGVGSMLSGVAYPVVRGSQPASTGYFLDGIRIPILFHLFLGPAVIHPDFLDAIDFYPGTPPPQYGRLMGGAIDGRLTRPRDDRVHGSAYADFINAGFFIETPFKSTGTNVSLAGRYSYTPWIIALAANALQDPAPPGRSNPKVVLDFWDYQGRVEQDVGQGKLRLFAFGSSDTFGSQSQDAEGDTALQSILFHRVDLRGRHPLGKGEFEVGGTWGLDRFAVVSRGPDSGNEIHIDQSTLSARVGYSVPLTERLLLRTGADVDHKRAIVDILSLEDGEEVPEDSIHAPVALATFAGTYAEAVWTPDEKWTVVPGLRLDSYHLSGGFDHKVIEPRLTVRHKLTDTVTLKGGAGIFHQPPTTLISLPVVDVGSLVLGLQEGVQMSVGAEWKPFGKWEVGLDLYLNPMLRTIELTPFSDEGIGDVGIGGPAEPDEPTGPGGITQNGFRRVRARQITVDDPPVSRDDWDLPDFESHGLAYGLEVLIRYPLGNNWFGWLSYSLQRSTRSSTFFRYDARGEVVSEDKANLPFAFDQTHILNLVVSHKFSNNITLGGVLHFNTGRPEYDNLGSQTMREGTDRDGRPAWVRVSRDQVDRLPPFFRFDVRLSKAWAYETFTLEAYLDMLNVTLNQETLGFDYEGGGASRQPLTKSSVGLPIALPIIGVKGRY; this comes from the coding sequence ATGGACGCGCCGTGGACCGAAGGGCAGGGCGCGTCACCGGACGGCGCGGACGGCGGCGCGGGCACGGTGGCGAAGGAGGCGGAGCTCCAGCGCACCGACGCGGGCTGGGCGGTGGAGGCGGGGGCCGCCCCGGACGGCGGGCCCGCGCTGGCCGCCTTCGTGCCCCCCGCGCTCGTGGGGGACTCCCCCGCGCCGTACCCGCCCAGGCTCGTGGGCGAGGCCGTGGCGGGCACGGTGAAGCTGGAGCTGCTGGTGGACGAGGCGGGCGAGGTGGACACTGCCACGCTGGTGGAGGGCGTGCACCCGCTGCTGGACGAGGCGGCGCTGCACGCGGCGCCCCTGCTGCGCTTCTCCCCGGCGCTGATGGAGGGCAAGCCCGTCGCGGTGCGCCTGTTCTTCGAATACCGCTTCGAGGCCCCCGTGTCGGTGGCCGCCGGCGAGGACGGCGGGACGCCGGGCTCCGTTGGCTACAAGCCCCAGGGCCCCATCACCCTCAAGGGGCTGGTGCGCGCCAAGGGCAACCGCGCGCCGCTCATCGGCGCCACGCTGGTGTCGGACGCCGCGCCGGACTCCCCGGTGCAGACGGACGAGCACGGCCGCTTCGAGGCGCGCTTTCCCACCGGCGGGCAGGCGGTGCGCGTCTTCGCCCCGGGCCACAAGCCCGGCCTGTACCGCGAGGCCCTGAAGGGCACCGAGTCGCTGGAGGTCGTCTACGGCCTGGAGCCGCTGGTCCTGAACCCCTACGAGACGGTGGTGCGCGGCGACCGCGAGCGCACCGAGGTCAGCCGCATCACCCTGCGCGACGCGGAGCTGCGCGAGGTGCCCGGCACCATGGGCGACCCCTTCCGCGTCGTCATGCTGCTGCCGGGCGTGGGCAGCATGCTGTCCGGCGTGGCCTACCCGGTGGTGCGCGGCAGCCAGCCGGCGTCCACGGGCTACTTCCTGGATGGCATCCGCATCCCCATCCTCTTCCACCTGTTCCTGGGCCCCGCGGTCATCCACCCGGACTTCCTGGACGCCATCGACTTCTATCCGGGCACGCCGCCGCCGCAGTACGGCCGGCTGATGGGCGGCGCCATCGACGGGCGCCTCACCCGGCCGCGCGACGACCGCGTGCACGGCAGCGCCTACGCGGACTTCATCAACGCGGGCTTCTTCATTGAGACGCCCTTCAAGTCCACCGGCACCAACGTCAGCCTCGCGGGCCGCTATTCCTATACGCCGTGGATCATCGCGCTGGCGGCCAACGCCCTCCAGGACCCGGCGCCGCCGGGCCGCAGCAACCCCAAGGTGGTGCTCGACTTCTGGGACTACCAGGGGCGCGTGGAGCAGGACGTGGGCCAGGGCAAGCTGCGGCTGTTCGCCTTTGGCTCGTCGGACACCTTCGGTTCACAGTCGCAGGACGCGGAGGGCGACACCGCGCTGCAGTCCATCCTCTTCCACCGCGTGGACCTGCGGGGCCGCCACCCGCTGGGCAAGGGCGAGTTCGAGGTGGGCGGGACGTGGGGCCTGGACCGCTTCGCCGTCGTGTCGCGCGGTCCGGACAGCGGCAATGAAATCCACATCGACCAGAGCACGCTGTCCGCCCGCGTGGGCTACAGCGTCCCCTTGACGGAGCGTCTGCTGTTGCGCACGGGCGCGGACGTGGACCACAAGCGCGCCATCGTGGACATCCTCAGCCTGGAGGACGGCGAGGAGGTGCCGGAGGACAGCATCCACGCGCCCGTGGCGCTGGCCACCTTCGCCGGCACCTACGCGGAGGCGGTGTGGACGCCGGATGAGAAGTGGACGGTGGTGCCCGGGCTGCGCCTGGACAGCTACCACCTGTCCGGCGGCTTCGACCACAAGGTCATCGAGCCGCGCCTCACGGTGCGCCACAAGCTCACCGACACCGTCACGCTCAAGGGCGGCGCGGGCATCTTCCACCAGCCGCCCACCACCCTCATCAGCCTGCCGGTGGTGGACGTGGGCAGCCTGGTGTTGGGCCTCCAGGAGGGCGTGCAGATGTCCGTGGGCGCGGAGTGGAAGCCCTTCGGCAAGTGGGAGGTGGGGCTGGACCTCTATTTGAACCCCATGCTGCGCACCATCGAGCTCACGCCCTTCTCCGACGAGGGCATTGGCGACGTGGGCATCGGCGGGCCGGCCGAACCGGACGAGCCGACGGGGCCGGGCGGCATCACCCAGAACGGCTTTCGCCGGGTGCGCGCCCGGCAGATCACCGTGGACGACCCGCCCGTCAGCCGCGACGACTGGGACCTGCCGGACTTCGAAAGCCACGGCCTGGCGTATGGCCTGGAGGTGCTCATCCGCTACCCGCTGGGGAACAACTGGTTCGGGTGGCTCTCCTACAGCCTCCAGCGCAGCACGCGCAGCAGCACCTTCTTCCGCTACGACGCCCGGGGGGAGGTCGTCTCCGAGGACAAGGCCAACCTGCCCTTCGCCTTCGACCAGACACACATCCTGAACCTGGTGGTCAGCCACAAGTTCTCTAACAACATCACCCTGGGAGGCGTGCTCCACTTCAACACCGGACGCCCCGAGTACGACAACCTGGGAAGCCAGACGATGCGCGAGGGCACCGACCGCGACGGCCGCCCCGCGTGGGTCCGCGTGTCCAGGGACCAGGTGGACCGGCTGCCGCCCTTCTTCCGCTTCGACGTGCGCCTGTCCAAGGCCTGGGCCTACGAGACCTTCACCCTGGAGGCCTACCTGGACATGCTCAACGTCACCCTCAACCAGGAGACCCTGGGCTTCGACTACGAGGGCGGCGGCGCCAGCCGGCAGCCCTTGACCAAGAGTTCCGTGGGGTTGCCCATCGCCCTGCCCATCATCGGGGTCAAGGGCCGCTACTGA
- a CDS encoding helix-turn-helix transcriptional regulator translates to MKTHPRGPLASGRARKKRSLAPASAAALSRRQLERKLAVSVGAAARAARLRAGLTQADVADRVGIASEVYGRLERGKMMPSVPTLFRLCLALQLSADASLGLAVAAAAGAGLWEEDSTDKDDLPEMRRLLRSLRRLPRPQLKLMSLVASAILPTRR, encoded by the coding sequence GTGAAAACCCACCCCCGAGGTCCTCTCGCTTCTGGCCGCGCCCGCAAGAAGCGCTCCCTGGCGCCCGCCTCCGCCGCCGCGCTGTCGCGGCGGCAGTTGGAGCGCAAGCTGGCGGTCAGTGTGGGCGCGGCGGCCCGGGCCGCGCGGCTGCGGGCCGGACTGACGCAGGCGGATGTGGCGGACCGTGTCGGCATCGCGTCGGAGGTCTACGGCCGGCTGGAGCGGGGCAAGATGATGCCCAGCGTCCCCACGCTGTTCCGGCTGTGCCTGGCGCTGCAGTTGTCCGCGGACGCGTCGCTGGGGCTGGCGGTGGCGGCGGCGGCGGGCGCGGGGCTGTGGGAAGAGGACTCCACGGACAAGGACGACCTGCCGGAGATGCGCCGCCTGCTGCGCTCCCTGCGCCGGCTGCCGCGCCCCCAGCTCAAGCTGATGAGCCTGGTGGCCAGCGCCATCCTGCCGACGCGCCGTTAG
- a CDS encoding putative glycolipid-binding domain-containing protein, which yields MTPPASRPGGTPEGRCLQAVTWLRLESPGTEHCELWESDVGPLLTGTVVLVSEGLPLLVRYTVACDPDWHTREARLVLHQGGTRRTLVLQVDDHQRWWRDGRELPELRGCVDVDLSVTPSTNTLPIRRLGLEVGQARDVTAAWVRLPDLTLERLEQRYTRLSSSLYRYESSGGAFVGEVDTDAHGLVTHYPTGWERVATSEG from the coding sequence ATGACGCCGCCTGCCTCCCGGCCCGGGGGCACGCCCGAGGGTCGCTGCCTGCAAGCCGTGACGTGGCTCCGCCTGGAGTCCCCGGGGACGGAGCACTGCGAGCTGTGGGAGTCCGACGTGGGCCCCCTGCTCACGGGCACCGTGGTGCTGGTGAGCGAAGGGCTGCCGCTGCTCGTGCGCTACACCGTGGCGTGTGATCCGGACTGGCACACGCGCGAGGCGCGGCTGGTGCTGCACCAGGGCGGCACGCGGCGCACGCTGGTGCTCCAGGTGGATGACCACCAGCGCTGGTGGCGCGACGGCCGCGAGCTGCCGGAGCTGCGCGGGTGCGTGGACGTGGACCTGAGCGTCACCCCGTCCACCAACACCCTGCCCATCCGCCGGCTGGGGCTGGAGGTGGGCCAGGCCCGGGACGTGACGGCCGCGTGGGTGCGCCTGCCGGACCTGACCCTGGAGCGGCTGGAGCAGCGCTACACCCGGCTGTCGTCGTCGCTCTACCGCTACGAGAGCTCCGGGGGCGCCTTCGTCGGGGAGGTGGACACCGACGCCCACGGGCTCGTCACGCACTACCCCACCGGCTGGGAACGCGTGGCCACCTCCGAGGGTTGA
- a CDS encoding DUF4157 domain-containing protein produces the protein MGSPTSLNRQAVRDTRFAPLTERVADAGHGLFTGIAGASAGAARSAYVALMLLAGGMARCATGRSREGLPQLKRGLFRAAQVPMDLVLMVGGRVLSAVQVMSGLEPVGRRLTDAEVTRLKPIFGDSLDFRCVRVKEGALGLLGLPGRAFAHGDILFIPPGYGAVGFRLLVHELTHVWQHQHGGTGYLSGALAAQYLGDGYDWRKAVGHRRWAELNAEQQAQFIEDAADAQLIPHVGRPTPQQRLRGWSDAALCLLDEALDCLYAGRGAP, from the coding sequence TTGGGGTCTCCCACCTCGCTGAATCGACAGGCTGTCCGTGACACCCGCTTCGCGCCGCTGACCGAGCGGGTCGCGGACGCGGGCCATGGGCTCTTCACCGGCATCGCCGGGGCGTCCGCGGGCGCCGCGCGCAGCGCGTACGTGGCGCTGATGCTGCTGGCCGGCGGCATGGCACGCTGCGCGACGGGCCGCTCGCGGGAGGGCCTGCCCCAGCTCAAGCGGGGCCTGTTCCGCGCGGCGCAGGTGCCCATGGACCTGGTGCTGATGGTGGGCGGGCGCGTGCTCAGCGCCGTGCAGGTGATGTCCGGCCTGGAGCCGGTGGGCCGCCGGCTGACGGACGCGGAGGTGACGCGGCTCAAGCCCATCTTCGGCGACAGCCTGGACTTCCGCTGCGTGCGCGTGAAGGAAGGCGCCCTGGGCCTGCTGGGCCTGCCGGGCCGCGCGTTCGCCCACGGCGACATCCTCTTCATCCCCCCTGGCTACGGCGCGGTGGGCTTCCGGCTGCTGGTGCACGAGCTGACGCACGTGTGGCAGCACCAGCACGGCGGCACGGGCTACCTGAGCGGCGCGCTGGCGGCGCAGTACCTGGGGGACGGCTACGACTGGCGCAAGGCCGTGGGCCACCGCCGGTGGGCGGAGCTGAACGCGGAGCAGCAGGCCCAGTTCATCGAGGACGCCGCCGACGCGCAGCTCATCCCCCACGTGGGCCGGCCCACCCCCCAGCAGCGGCTGCGCGGGTGGAGCGACGCCGCCCTGTGCCTGCTGGACGAGGCGCTGGACTGCCTCTACGCCGGACGGGGCGCGCCGTGA
- a CDS encoding metallophosphoesterase — MLSLLLGLALPVALHVYIGLRLFTSPGWPAPWTGLGWGLLALCFLLLLAGFRVSRHEQPTGLSRALQWGGYVWLGAFGIFLTAVLASDVIAGALSLSGAVTDMHALARGRAAAVLGTVVPAVAFAFVTARGRAKVERTTVPVQGLGPGLDGLRVVQLSDVHVGPTLDGVWLQRVVDQVNALEPDLIAVTGDLVDGTVAQLRDQVAPLAGLKAKLGVYYVTGNHEFYHGARDWIAEVARLGLTVLNNEHRVVERDGARLVVAGVTDHDAGHIDAPLASRPDLALAGAPPDVPRLLLAHQPRTALSLEGLRVDLQLSGHTHGGQIFPFMFFVKLQQPVVKGLATVAGTRVYTHRGTGYWGPPLRLGPAPEIAALTLVSASRSAGD, encoded by the coding sequence ATGCTGTCCCTGCTGCTGGGCCTGGCCCTCCCCGTCGCCCTGCACGTCTACATCGGCCTGCGCCTCTTCACGTCCCCCGGCTGGCCCGCCCCCTGGACTGGCCTGGGGTGGGGCCTGCTGGCCCTCTGCTTCCTCCTGCTGCTGGCCGGGTTCCGCGTCTCCCGCCACGAGCAGCCCACCGGCCTCTCCCGCGCCCTCCAGTGGGGCGGCTACGTGTGGCTGGGGGCCTTCGGCATCTTCCTGACGGCCGTCCTGGCCTCCGACGTCATCGCGGGCGCGCTGTCCCTCTCCGGCGCCGTCACGGACATGCACGCCCTGGCCCGGGGCCGCGCGGCGGCCGTGCTGGGCACCGTGGTGCCCGCGGTCGCGTTCGCCTTCGTCACCGCGCGCGGCCGCGCGAAGGTGGAGCGCACCACCGTGCCCGTCCAGGGCCTGGGCCCGGGACTGGACGGCCTGCGCGTGGTGCAGCTCTCCGACGTCCACGTGGGCCCCACCCTGGACGGGGTGTGGCTCCAGCGCGTGGTGGACCAGGTGAACGCCCTGGAGCCGGACCTCATCGCCGTCACGGGCGACCTGGTGGACGGCACCGTGGCGCAGCTGCGCGACCAGGTGGCGCCGCTCGCCGGCCTCAAGGCGAAGCTGGGCGTCTACTACGTCACCGGAAACCACGAATTCTACCACGGCGCCCGTGACTGGATTGCGGAGGTGGCCCGGCTGGGCCTCACCGTCCTCAACAACGAGCACCGCGTGGTGGAGCGCGACGGCGCCCGGCTCGTCGTGGCCGGCGTCACCGACCATGACGCGGGCCACATCGACGCCCCGCTCGCCAGCCGCCCCGACCTCGCGCTCGCGGGCGCCCCGCCCGACGTGCCCCGCCTGCTGCTGGCCCACCAGCCGCGCACCGCCCTGTCCCTGGAGGGGCTGCGCGTGGACCTCCAGCTGTCCGGACACACCCACGGCGGGCAGATCTTCCCCTTCATGTTCTTCGTGAAGCTCCAGCAGCCCGTCGTGAAGGGCCTGGCCACCGTGGCCGGCACCCGGGTCTATACGCACCGCGGCACCGGCTACTGGGGACCCCCGCTGCGCCTGGGCCCCGCCCCGGAGATCGCCGCCCTCACGCTGGTCTCCGCATCCCGGTCTGCCGGAGATTGA
- a CDS encoding AHH domain-containing protein, translated as MRRWEWALLLGLLVSGCATTRVVKLETDDGNREVVTPREDVDASLAATRLEDEEFKRAVRALAREVRPSTRPMRDARELFGLPERSGLYGFQERTRRIYPLGEQEARDLHLLDASDDLTRGYKHWCASRRRQAGDCLRLLEEGPLLGSDGRYALAMAVAMDSVWRETSDALKDMAHPQAVMAMMTSTVTMYLLLWALPEPLSKGLAALMTATAIAYLGVDTVWRILDGWVALVRQVDHSTTFVQVRDAGEAYGKVLGENAARVFVMVAAAALGNTAGLAARTQGLPGSAPAALAVETQAGFRYVAMGSIRSVAMTADGFTIALAPNAVAMSSRSGPPQKHHLATLRNEKSSKNGGPWTPLFRRLFKKAGMDLKDPENIVEVHGHRGPHPREYHEAVMRRLSEATEGCRTLVQCREVLTHALQELAREANMPGSVLNRLLTSRKGG; from the coding sequence ATGAGGCGATGGGAGTGGGCGCTGTTGTTGGGGTTGCTCGTGTCGGGCTGCGCGACGACGCGGGTCGTGAAGCTGGAGACGGATGACGGCAACCGGGAGGTCGTCACGCCGCGCGAGGACGTGGACGCTTCGCTCGCCGCGACCCGGTTGGAGGACGAGGAGTTCAAGCGTGCGGTGCGGGCGCTGGCCCGGGAGGTGCGACCTTCCACTCGGCCCATGAGGGACGCCCGGGAGCTGTTCGGCCTGCCGGAGCGCAGTGGCCTGTACGGGTTCCAGGAGCGGACCCGGCGGATTTATCCCCTGGGCGAACAGGAGGCGCGTGACCTGCACCTGCTGGATGCATCCGACGACCTGACCCGCGGCTACAAGCACTGGTGCGCCAGCCGCCGGAGACAGGCGGGAGACTGTCTGCGATTGCTGGAAGAGGGACCGTTGCTGGGGAGCGACGGTCGCTATGCGCTGGCGATGGCGGTCGCGATGGATTCGGTGTGGCGCGAGACCTCCGACGCATTGAAGGACATGGCCCATCCGCAGGCGGTGATGGCCATGATGACCTCCACCGTGACGATGTACCTGTTGCTCTGGGCGCTGCCGGAGCCGCTGTCCAAGGGGCTCGCCGCCCTGATGACCGCGACCGCCATCGCGTACCTGGGAGTGGACACGGTGTGGCGCATCCTCGACGGGTGGGTGGCGCTGGTGCGACAGGTGGATCACTCCACCACGTTCGTGCAGGTGCGCGACGCGGGTGAGGCGTACGGAAAGGTGCTGGGAGAAAACGCCGCGCGCGTCTTCGTCATGGTGGCCGCCGCCGCACTGGGAAACACGGCGGGGCTCGCCGCGAGGACCCAGGGGCTGCCGGGCTCAGCGCCGGCCGCGCTCGCGGTGGAGACCCAGGCGGGTTTTCGGTACGTGGCCATGGGGAGCATCCGCTCCGTAGCGATGACCGCCGACGGGTTCACCATCGCGCTCGCACCCAACGCGGTCGCGATGTCCTCCCGGTCCGGACCGCCGCAGAAACATCACCTGGCCACCCTCCGCAACGAGAAGTCCTCGAAGAACGGAGGGCCCTGGACGCCGCTCTTCCGCAGGCTCTTCAAGAAGGCCGGGATGGACTTGAAGGATCCCGAAAACATCGTCGAGGTCCATGGCCATCGAGGTCCACACCCGCGCGAGTACCATGAAGCCGTGATGAGACGGTTGAGTGAGGCGACAGAAGGCTGTCGGACACTCGTGCAATGTCGCGAGGTCCTGACCCATGCACTCCAGGAGCTTGCTCGGGAAGCCAACATGCCGGGCTCCGTTCTCAATAGACTCCTGACGTCCCGAAAGGGAGGCTAG
- a CDS encoding imm11 family protein: protein MAARFFDLSEDVQEGNWFLEDPVDMNSVEVEVDPWMFRAGKPIQMPERLRVPIGEPGRSRDFSLAGIGLTPIVHVKLATVLAERAADDVQLLPVDIPGQPDQYVLVVATKTLRCIDEKASEEVLFWEPRHNKPEKLGQYRSVYGMRIDPSKVGATQLFRPWGWRVALIVSEDLKTALEQTGATGMHFTEV, encoded by the coding sequence ATGGCTGCTCGATTCTTCGACCTCTCGGAGGATGTCCAGGAAGGGAACTGGTTCCTGGAAGATCCCGTCGACATGAACTCCGTGGAGGTCGAGGTCGATCCCTGGATGTTCAGAGCCGGGAAACCCATTCAAATGCCAGAGCGGCTCCGGGTTCCCATCGGCGAACCTGGACGGTCTCGGGACTTCTCACTGGCGGGCATCGGGCTGACCCCCATCGTCCACGTCAAGCTCGCGACCGTCCTCGCGGAGCGTGCCGCCGACGACGTGCAACTCCTCCCGGTCGACATTCCCGGTCAGCCCGACCAATACGTCCTCGTGGTCGCCACGAAGACCCTCCGCTGCATTGATGAAAAGGCCTCCGAGGAGGTCCTCTTCTGGGAGCCCAGACACAACAAGCCTGAGAAGCTCGGGCAGTACCGCTCCGTGTACGGCATGCGCATCGACCCATCGAAGGTCGGCGCGACCCAGCTCTTCCGTCCCTGGGGATGGCGGGTCGCGCTCATCGTCTCCGAAGACCTCAAGACCGCGCTGGAACAAACGGGCGCCACCGGCATGCACTTCACCGAGGTCTGA
- the agmC gene encoding adventurous gliding motility protein AgmC, whose amino-acid sequence MRIILALIVGLLLAPVARAEPDSFGLGSGQDGALTVAAGSAVVIGSSAPLRLAATEGRTELSAPGLEVAEGDLVMVHQTLGLLPLPEPGNTKPVVVPTTGPGRWELARVVSVDATSGTLTLTQPLRFSYPAARTQVLRVSEFTDVSIEADARLSVKPWDGKSGGILAMLVTGKVVNEGRIDADGAGFLGGAYQAHAGLKGCTGLDLSPALGGSERGEGVAGRASGSKSVTGRGNLANGGGGGNCLQAGGGGGGHGGIGGNGGRSSGADGSRVEGGLGGAPLSYSIFDRFTFGGGGGAGEGTGTDGTSGGQGGGVVFIRAFTFQGKGVISASGLAANTAGTDGAGGGGAGGAVLLRSGDLLACGRVEARGGAGGDTKVSDQPLGPGGGGAGGRVLLQGAEASTRCESNVSAGTPGQSGFTSAGSHGAGPVGSDAGTSVGTVQYIEQIFQAPLQPVITLPVGGEVSTTTRPRIEGKAGTDGPIVHVLVDGREIGMVVPGADGVFAVVPVAPLTAGAHQVTAWAESLGVASLMSEPVRFTTPQVVLADGGVVDIAVLVVPMNGATVGPTPLFAGTSSNGISVGVVIDDGPDNIVPVDLLGRFGYQVPESAPLSVGAHKVSVHAHNEAGEDGPFSDVVTFEVVVAGPDGGTGTDAGTADPSMPMMVVPAQDASVDPTPEFAGVALPGASIRLELDGVALATVTTDAEGVFRHQVGADVALATGAHRIVAQVVTAQGEAGLRSPEVGFQVRGPTDLDVGCGCGAAPAGMLGLWALVGLAALARRRARR is encoded by the coding sequence ATGCGGATCATCCTGGCCCTCATCGTTGGATTGCTCCTGGCGCCGGTCGCGCGCGCGGAGCCGGACTCCTTTGGACTGGGCTCTGGCCAGGATGGCGCGCTGACCGTCGCCGCCGGCAGCGCCGTCGTCATCGGCTCCTCCGCGCCCCTGCGGCTGGCCGCGACCGAGGGCAGGACCGAGCTGTCGGCGCCCGGCCTTGAGGTCGCGGAGGGCGACCTGGTGATGGTCCACCAGACCCTGGGCCTGTTGCCCCTGCCCGAGCCCGGCAACACGAAGCCCGTGGTGGTGCCCACGACCGGCCCCGGCCGCTGGGAGCTGGCGCGCGTGGTGTCCGTGGACGCCACCTCCGGCACGCTCACGCTGACCCAACCCCTGCGCTTCTCCTACCCCGCGGCGCGCACCCAGGTGCTGCGCGTGAGCGAGTTCACCGACGTGAGCATCGAGGCGGACGCGCGGCTGTCCGTGAAGCCCTGGGATGGAAAGTCCGGCGGCATCCTCGCGATGCTGGTGACGGGCAAGGTCGTCAATGAAGGCCGCATCGACGCGGACGGCGCCGGGTTCCTGGGGGGCGCCTACCAGGCCCACGCGGGGCTCAAGGGCTGCACCGGTCTGGACCTGTCCCCCGCGCTGGGTGGCTCCGAGCGCGGCGAGGGCGTGGCGGGGAGGGCGTCCGGGAGCAAGAGCGTCACCGGCCGCGGCAACCTGGCCAATGGCGGCGGAGGGGGCAATTGCCTCCAGGCGGGCGGCGGCGGCGGTGGACACGGCGGCATCGGTGGCAATGGCGGTCGCTCCTCGGGCGCGGATGGCTCGCGCGTCGAGGGCGGTCTGGGCGGGGCGCCGCTGAGCTACTCCATCTTTGATCGCTTCACGTTCGGTGGAGGGGGGGGCGCGGGTGAGGGCACGGGCACCGACGGCACCAGCGGTGGGCAGGGCGGCGGCGTGGTGTTCATCCGGGCCTTCACGTTCCAGGGCAAGGGCGTCATCAGCGCGTCGGGCCTCGCGGCCAACACCGCGGGCACCGACGGCGCGGGCGGCGGCGGCGCGGGCGGCGCGGTGCTGCTGCGCTCGGGGGACCTGCTGGCGTGCGGGAGGGTGGAGGCGCGCGGCGGCGCGGGCGGCGACACGAAGGTGAGCGACCAGCCCCTGGGGCCGGGTGGTGGTGGCGCGGGCGGCCGCGTGCTGCTCCAGGGCGCTGAGGCGTCGACCCGCTGTGAGTCCAACGTGAGCGCGGGCACCCCCGGCCAGTCCGGGTTCACGTCCGCAGGTTCGCATGGCGCGGGGCCTGTCGGTTCCGACGCGGGCACGTCGGTGGGGACCGTGCAGTACATCGAGCAGATCTTCCAGGCGCCGCTCCAGCCCGTCATCACCCTGCCCGTGGGGGGCGAGGTGTCCACCACCACGCGCCCGCGCATCGAAGGCAAGGCGGGCACGGATGGGCCCATCGTCCACGTCCTCGTGGATGGACGGGAGATTGGCATGGTGGTGCCGGGGGCCGACGGCGTGTTCGCCGTGGTACCGGTGGCGCCGCTGACGGCGGGCGCGCACCAGGTCACCGCGTGGGCGGAGTCGCTCGGCGTGGCCAGCCTCATGTCTGAGCCGGTGCGCTTCACCACGCCGCAGGTGGTGCTCGCGGATGGCGGTGTCGTGGACATCGCCGTGCTGGTGGTGCCCATGAATGGCGCCACCGTGGGGCCTACGCCGCTGTTCGCTGGCACATCGAGCAATGGCATCTCCGTGGGCGTCGTCATCGACGACGGGCCGGACAACATCGTGCCGGTGGATCTGCTCGGACGTTTTGGCTACCAGGTGCCGGAGTCCGCGCCGTTGTCGGTGGGCGCGCACAAGGTCAGCGTCCACGCGCACAACGAGGCGGGCGAGGACGGGCCGTTCTCCGACGTCGTGACCTTCGAGGTCGTGGTGGCGGGACCGGACGGCGGAACGGGCACCGACGCGGGCACCGCGGATCCGTCCATGCCCATGATGGTCGTGCCCGCGCAGGACGCGAGCGTGGACCCCACGCCGGAGTTCGCGGGCGTGGCGCTGCCCGGCGCGTCCATCCGCCTGGAGCTGGATGGTGTCGCGCTGGCCACGGTCACCACCGACGCGGAGGGCGTCTTCCGTCACCAGGTGGGCGCCGACGTGGCGCTGGCGACAGGCGCGCACCGCATCGTCGCGCAGGTGGTGACGGCCCAGGGCGAAGCCGGCCTGCGCTCGCCGGAGGTGGGCTTCCAGGTGCGTGGCCCCACCGACCTGGACGTGGGCTGCGGTTGCGGCGCGGCGCCCGCGGGGATGCTCGGTCTCTGGGCCCTGGTGGGACTGGCCGCGCTGGCCCGCCGCCGCGCCCGGCGCTGA
- a CDS encoding cupin domain-containing protein, whose translation MSPSHPHVVHTEDVPWTEVAHGTRVALKRKQLGAAAQGRKLGCSLVELPPGRRSWPAHYHLANEEAVYVLAGTGSLRIGPDVVPLRAGDYVALPPGAECAHQLLNDGAEPLRYLCFSTMEEPDVLVYPDSKKVGVMAGAAPGGDKAARTLLAYLPLAASVDYWDGEEP comes from the coding sequence ATGTCCCCATCGCATCCCCACGTCGTCCACACCGAAGACGTCCCCTGGACCGAGGTCGCCCACGGCACCCGCGTGGCGCTCAAGCGCAAGCAACTGGGCGCCGCCGCGCAGGGGCGCAAGCTCGGGTGCAGCCTCGTGGAGCTGCCTCCGGGCCGCCGCTCGTGGCCCGCGCACTACCACCTGGCCAACGAAGAGGCCGTCTACGTGCTGGCTGGCACGGGCTCGCTGCGCATCGGTCCGGACGTCGTGCCCCTGCGCGCGGGGGACTATGTCGCGCTGCCCCCCGGCGCGGAGTGCGCGCACCAGCTCCTCAACGACGGGGCGGAGCCGCTGCGCTACCTGTGCTTCTCCACCATGGAGGAGCCGGACGTGCTCGTGTATCCGGACTCGAAGAAGGTGGGCGTCATGGCGGGCGCCGCGCCCGGCGGTGACAAGGCCGCGCGCACGCTGCTGGCCTACCTGCCGCTGGCCGCGTCGGTGGATTACTGGGACGGCGAGGAGCCCTGA